The Salegentibacter mishustinae genome includes a window with the following:
- a CDS encoding polysaccharide biosynthesis tyrosine autokinase translates to MAHEDDHISDVGSTFDFKGFVLKVISYWKLILLSVGISLAVAYYNNVRKLPVYNLGNSISIKDDQNPFFTSNTSLTFNWGGTSDKVNTAMTILRSRSHNEEVVEELQFYTQYLKEGEYQRIDAYGSTPFTVVADTAKAQAINVTMTITFVDSLTYNLKANVPASLSLQNYKTKEKTYREVEPKEFSKTYKSGEQVRLPFFNGTILRVDQPLQAGTPFYVSFMNFDSAVGKYRNVNVSPESQGSSVLKMSQTGGNKDRIVDYLNGTVRVLSENMLARKNLFATKTIRFIDSSLAVQSEALKLVEAELNQFRNENAIMDISAESSQLSNRLSTLDLRKEDIRRQLSYYETLRNYLETRKDYSNVPAPSVAGISEGSIASGVSRIIALAEERSNYQYSLKENSPVFDDIDRQINSVKSILLENISSSRGLLREEQQDINRQIAQLESEISKLPQEEQDLLKIQRRYSLNEKSYNMFLEKRSEAGLIKAANVSDVMVIDSAKDTGGGQIGPNTQLNYVMAVLVGGVIPLTFVFLLVFMNTNIHNAQEVTRLSPIPILGMIGKSKTDSNLVVFNNPKSSISEGFRGLRSSLQFMYKKQGVTGSKTLLITSSVSGEGKTFCAMNLATVFALSERKTVLVGVDLRKPKIFDDFQLNNDLGVVNYLIDQASSDEIIQQSKIPYLDVITAGPVPPNPSELLINEQMDKLMEELKQKYDYIILDTPPIGMVADALNLVKHADATIYLVRQDYTKRGMLESINEKYSKGEIKNISFVLNHFVHRAKYGYGYGYGYGYGYGYGYGYNRYSKGYVEKSDPTRKFKRWWKKAMRNFE, encoded by the coding sequence TAACCTGGGAAATTCCATTTCTATAAAAGATGATCAGAATCCATTCTTTACCAGCAATACCAGTTTAACTTTTAACTGGGGAGGAACTTCAGATAAGGTTAATACGGCAATGACCATCTTACGATCACGGTCGCATAACGAAGAGGTGGTAGAAGAACTTCAGTTTTATACTCAATATTTAAAGGAAGGTGAATATCAACGTATAGATGCTTATGGCAGCACTCCGTTCACAGTGGTGGCAGATACGGCAAAAGCTCAGGCTATAAATGTAACGATGACGATCACATTTGTAGATTCCCTTACCTACAACTTAAAAGCCAATGTACCGGCAAGTTTGAGTCTTCAAAATTATAAAACTAAAGAAAAAACTTACCGCGAGGTAGAACCTAAAGAGTTTAGTAAGACTTATAAATCGGGAGAACAGGTTCGGCTTCCTTTTTTTAATGGAACTATACTAAGGGTAGATCAACCTTTGCAGGCGGGAACTCCTTTTTATGTGAGTTTTATGAATTTTGACTCCGCCGTTGGGAAATATCGAAATGTAAATGTAAGTCCTGAATCTCAAGGTTCGTCTGTGCTGAAAATGAGTCAAACCGGAGGAAATAAAGACAGGATTGTAGATTACCTTAATGGAACTGTTCGCGTGCTTAGTGAAAATATGCTGGCGCGGAAGAACCTTTTTGCCACAAAAACCATTCGGTTTATAGATTCCAGTTTGGCAGTTCAATCTGAAGCTTTGAAATTGGTTGAAGCAGAGCTGAATCAATTCAGGAATGAAAATGCCATAATGGATATTTCTGCGGAAAGCTCCCAGCTTTCTAATAGGCTTTCAACTTTAGATCTTAGAAAAGAAGATATCAGGCGGCAACTTTCTTATTACGAAACCTTAAGAAATTACCTGGAAACCCGTAAAGATTATTCCAATGTTCCAGCGCCTTCTGTAGCGGGAATTTCTGAAGGAAGTATTGCCAGCGGCGTATCCCGAATTATTGCCCTGGCAGAAGAAAGAAGTAATTACCAGTATTCTCTAAAAGAAAATTCCCCGGTTTTTGACGATATAGACCGGCAAATAAATTCGGTTAAATCTATTTTGCTGGAGAATATCAGCTCTTCCAGAGGCTTATTGCGAGAAGAGCAGCAGGATATTAATCGGCAAATCGCCCAACTGGAATCCGAGATCAGTAAACTTCCACAGGAAGAGCAGGATTTGCTTAAAATTCAACGTCGTTACAGCCTTAATGAAAAATCTTACAATATGTTCCTTGAAAAGAGGAGCGAAGCCGGATTAATTAAAGCAGCGAATGTAAGTGATGTGATGGTGATCGATTCGGCTAAAGATACCGGTGGCGGACAAATTGGCCCGAATACCCAGCTTAACTATGTGATGGCTGTATTGGTAGGGGGCGTAATTCCGCTAACTTTTGTATTCCTGTTAGTTTTTATGAACACCAATATTCATAACGCCCAGGAAGTAACACGTTTATCACCAATCCCTATCCTGGGGATGATTGGAAAAAGTAAAACCGATTCTAACCTGGTTGTTTTTAATAATCCAAAATCCTCTATTTCAGAAGGTTTTAGAGGCTTGCGCTCTAGTTTGCAGTTTATGTATAAAAAACAGGGCGTTACCGGTTCTAAAACTTTATTGATTACTTCTTCGGTTTCAGGGGAAGGAAAAACTTTTTGCGCAATGAACCTGGCGACCGTTTTTGCGCTAAGCGAACGAAAAACGGTACTTGTTGGGGTCGATTTAAGAAAGCCGAAGATTTTTGATGATTTCCAACTGAATAACGATCTGGGAGTGGTAAATTACTTGATAGACCAGGCGAGTAGTGATGAGATTATTCAGCAAAGTAAAATTCCTTATTTGGATGTGATCACCGCCGGACCGGTTCCTCCAAATCCATCAGAGTTACTTATCAATGAGCAAATGGATAAGCTGATGGAGGAATTAAAACAGAAATACGACTATATCATCCTGGATACCCCACCAATTGGGATGGTTGCCGATGCTTTAAACCTTGTAAAACATGCCGATGCCACAATCTACCTGGTGCGCCAGGATTACACCAAGCGTGGCATGTTGGAGTCTATCAACGAGAAATACAGTAAAGGGGAAATTAAGAACATCAGTTTTGTATTAAACCACTTTGTACACCGGGCTAAATACGGTTATGGTTACGGCTATGGATATGGTTACGGCTATGGCTACGGGTATGGATATAACCGATATTCTAAAGGCTACGTAGAAAAATCTGATCCCACCCGAAAATTCAAACGCTGGTGGAAGAAAGCGATGCGAAATTTTGAGTAG
- the asnB gene encoding asparagine synthase (glutamine-hydrolyzing), which produces MCGIAGIISAKHNIGNLQEILKLQQHRGPDHTGEYVDPGYCALGHNRLSIIDLTSKANQPFRDNSGRYHLTFNGEIYNYIELRQKLQAYYNFKTTSDTEVLLAAFIVWGKSCLNHLNGMFSFAIWDSYKKKLFAARDRFGVKPLFYSEEDQEFYFSSEIKALQSILERNQPNEKVWANYFAYGSYGMPRETFYHNIQQLPGGHFLEYHDGNLKISKWYDFEERVKKSAKTLSFEDAKKVYSEILSDSISLRFRADVPIGFNISGGVDSSLLLALVNRLQNNKNIQAYTFYTGNENYDELPWVEKMIETTQNLLKKVKIRPTDVIENAQFLSDIQDEPYAGLPTLSYAALFQAAKEDGIKVLLDGQGMDEQWAGYDYYQNSGNSTTIQGMGKVNPFRVNILKKDFSELVEKPVYPTPFDNDLQNLQYRDIFYTKIPRALRFNDRISMAYSTELREPFLDYRMVEFAFAQPRKYKISNGVQKFLIRKILKEIAPKDLSYAPKRPLQTPQREWLGNELKDFTEENLEKLRFSKASGWFDFDEMQKEWKNYQNGDNQSGFHIWQWINAALLLSR; this is translated from the coding sequence ATGTGCGGAATCGCAGGGATAATTTCAGCAAAACATAACATCGGAAATCTTCAGGAAATACTGAAACTCCAGCAGCATCGCGGCCCCGATCATACCGGGGAATATGTTGATCCCGGATATTGTGCCCTGGGTCATAACCGACTTTCCATCATTGATCTTACCTCAAAAGCGAATCAACCCTTTAGAGATAATTCCGGGCGTTATCACCTTACATTTAATGGTGAAATATATAATTATATAGAATTAAGACAGAAGTTACAGGCTTACTATAATTTCAAAACAACATCCGACACCGAAGTTTTACTGGCTGCATTCATAGTTTGGGGGAAATCCTGTCTGAATCATCTCAACGGTATGTTTTCTTTTGCTATTTGGGATAGTTATAAGAAAAAACTATTTGCTGCGCGCGATAGATTTGGCGTAAAACCTTTATTTTATTCCGAAGAAGATCAGGAATTCTATTTTAGCAGTGAAATTAAAGCCTTACAGAGCATATTGGAGCGGAATCAGCCGAATGAGAAAGTCTGGGCTAATTATTTTGCTTATGGCTCTTACGGGATGCCCAGAGAGACTTTTTACCATAATATCCAGCAGCTTCCTGGAGGACATTTCTTAGAATATCATGATGGAAATTTAAAGATCAGTAAGTGGTATGATTTTGAAGAACGGGTGAAGAAAAGTGCTAAAACCCTTTCATTTGAAGATGCCAAAAAGGTTTATTCTGAAATTTTATCTGATAGTATTTCGCTGAGATTTCGAGCTGATGTGCCTATTGGGTTTAATATTAGTGGTGGGGTTGATAGCTCACTTTTATTGGCTTTGGTAAATCGACTTCAAAATAACAAAAATATTCAGGCTTATACATTTTATACCGGGAACGAAAATTATGACGAACTACCTTGGGTAGAGAAAATGATTGAAACTACGCAGAATCTACTAAAAAAAGTAAAGATACGGCCGACTGATGTTATAGAGAATGCACAATTTTTAAGTGATATTCAGGACGAGCCTTATGCCGGCTTACCTACTTTATCCTATGCTGCTTTATTCCAAGCAGCAAAAGAAGACGGAATAAAAGTACTACTGGACGGCCAGGGAATGGACGAGCAATGGGCCGGGTATGATTACTATCAGAATTCCGGAAATAGTACTACCATCCAGGGAATGGGAAAAGTAAATCCATTTCGAGTAAATATTCTCAAAAAAGATTTTAGTGAACTGGTTGAAAAGCCCGTCTATCCTACTCCCTTTGACAATGATTTACAAAACCTGCAATACCGGGATATTTTTTATACTAAAATACCACGGGCGCTAAGATTCAACGACCGGATCTCTATGGCTTATAGCACAGAATTGCGAGAACCATTTCTGGACTACAGAATGGTAGAATTTGCTTTTGCACAGCCTAGGAAATACAAGATTTCCAATGGAGTTCAAAAATTTTTAATCAGGAAAATCCTTAAAGAAATAGCTCCGAAAGATCTAAGCTATGCACCCAAACGACCTTTACAGACACCACAAAGGGAATGGCTAGGCAATGAGCTAAAAGACTTTACAGAAGAAAATTTAGAGAAACTTCGATTTTCAAAAGCTTCAGGTTGGTTTGATTTTGATGAAATGCAAAAGGAATGGAAAAATTATCAAAACGGAGACAATCAAAGCGGTTTTCACATCTGGCAGTGGATTAATGCTGCGCTTTTACTTAGTCGATAG